ACTTTCTGCAACTGGGGGAGCGCCTGCGACGCTTTCCGCCGGGGCTTATCCTGCTGCCGCTGCTTCTGGCGGCCCTGGGAGGCATCGTCCTCTATTCCGCGGTGGGGGGAGTGGTCCATACGGGCTTTCTGGTGCGGCAGGGGGCACGGTTTCTGTTGTCGTTCCTGGTTTTTCTGGGGTTGGGCCTGGCCGAGGAAAAACTCTTTCGGCGCTGGGCCTGGATCCTCTTCGGCGTCAGTTTCATCCTGGTGGTGCTGGTGCCGGTATTCGGCATTCTGGGCATGGGGGCCCGACGTTGGCTCGATCTGGGTTTCATGCGGCTGCAGCCCTCGGAACTGATGAAAATCACTCTGATTCTCGGTTTGGCCCGCTATTTTCACGATCGGGCCATTTCCAAAGGGCTGGGGTTTCAGGACACCTGGGTGCCCATGCTGATGATCCTGTTGCCCATGCTGCTCATCGCCCGCCAGCCCGATCTGGGCACGGCGGTGCTGCTTGGCGCCTTGGGAGGCACCATTCTGTTCGTGGCGGGGTTGCCCTGGAAGGCGGTGCTTTTCGGCCTGGCGGGGATCGCCGCCTCGGTGCCCCTGGCCTGGAACTGGTTGCACGACTACCAGAAACAGCGCATCATGACCCTTTTTTTCCCGGAAAAAGACCCGCTGGGTTCAGGCTATCATATCATCCAATCCAAAATCGCCGTGGGTTCCGGGGGAGTGCTGGGCAAAGGATTCATGGCGGGCAGCCAGAGTTATCTGGAATTTCTTCCGGAACGTCATACCGACTTCATCTTCTCGGTACTGGCGGAGGAGTGGGGCTTTGCCGGTTCCGTGACCCTGCTGGGTTTGTACAGTCTGCTGGTGGTGCAGGGGCTGGTGATCGCCGCAGGGGCCAAGGACCGTTTCGGCATGCTGGTGGCCGCCGGGGTGACGGCCCTCTTTTCGGTGCAGGTGATCATCAATATCGGCATGGTCACCGGAATGCTGCCGGTGGTGGGCATTCCCCTGCCGCTGATCAGCTATGGGGGCTCCTCGCTGGTGACGGTCATGATGGGACTGGGTATGTTGGCCCATGTCGCGGTGAACTCCCGCAAGCGGGGCAGTATGTAACCCCGTCTCGTTGAGGGGAAGGGTATGGTTAGGACGGGGGAAAACTCTTTGGAGAAGGGCGGTCCAAGGTGAAATTGAGCGAAGTGGCAAGCCGGCTGGGTCTGCCCTGGAAGGGGGAGGATTGCGAGATCCGGGGGGTTTCTCCCCTGGAAAATTGTGCGGCGGGGGATCTGACCTTCGCTCTGGACCGCAAACGCATGCTGGGGCCGTGTGACGCCTCGGCCATGGTGGTGCCGAAGGATCTCCTGGAGGCGGCGCCTTTGCCGGCCCTGGGCAGCGAGACGCCGGCCCTGGATGCGGCCCGAGTCGGTCAGTTCCTCGGCATGCGGGAATTGACGGTGACGGGCATTCACCCACGGGCGACGGTGGATCCCTCCGCCCGATTGGCGGAAGGGGTTGCGGTCGGAGCCAACGCGGTGATCGGGGCGCGGGTGGTGATCGGCGAGGGGAGCGTCATCCATGCCGGAGCCGTGATCCACGATGACTGCCTGGTCGGCGCACGCTGCGTGATCCACAGCAACGTGGTCATCGGCGGGGAAGGCTTCGGCTACGAATTCGCCGGCGGAGTGCATCACAAGATTCCCCATTTCGGCATCGTGCGGCTGGAAGACGATGTGGAGATCGGTTCCGGCACCACCATCGACCGGGCGCGTTTCGGGGAAACGGTCATCGGACAGGGCAGCAAACTGGACAATTTGATCCAAATCGGTCACAACTTCCGTCTCGGGCGACATGTCGTCATCGTGGCCCAGGCGGGTCTGGCGGGGTCGGTGCGGGTGGAGGACTACGCCGTGATCGGCGGACAGGTCGGCGTGGTGCCCCATGCGGTCATCGGGAGGGGGGCGCGCATCGCCTCCACCTCGGGAGTTGCGGGGGATGTGCCGGCGGGCGCTACCTGGAGCGGCTGGTGGGGCAAGGAACACCGGGTCAATCTGGCGGAGTTGGCGGCCTTGCGCAAGTTGCCCGAGGTGATGAAACGTCTCCGCCACTTGTTGCAAGAGGGTTGAAACAATGGATGTCGATTTGGAAGTGCGGCAGCGGTACGGGCAGGGGGCTCGGGAACGGGTCGAGGAACTGTGCTGTCCCGTGAGCTACGATGCCTCGCTGTTGCAAAAGCTGCCCGCCGAAATCGTTGAGCGGGATTACGGTTGCGGCGATCCCTCCCGCTATGTGCGTTCGGGGGAGACGGTGCTGGATCTGGGCTCCGGCGGTGGTAAAATCTGCTATATGGCGGCCCAGCTCGTGGGCAGCGGGGGGCGTGTCATCGGCGTCGATCTCAACGACGAGATGCTGGCTCTGGCCCGCCGTTATCAGGCGCAAATGGCCGGGGTGTTGGGCGAGGATCGGGTCTCCTTCCGCAAGGGGCGCATCGAGGATCTGGCTCTCGACCTGGAGGAGGTGAGCCGCTATCTGGCGCAGCATCCGGTTTCGGGTCTGCAGGAGATGGAGGCCTATGGCCGCTGGGAAACCGAGCAACGCCGGACCTCCCCCCTGATAGCCGACAACAGCGTCGATCTGGTGATCTCCAACTGTGTGTTGAACCTGGTGGAAGACGCCAGCAAAGCCCGCCTGGTGGGGGAGATTTTCCGGGTGCTCAAGCCCGGTGGACGGGCGGCCATTTCGGATATCGTCGCCGACCGGGAGATTCCGCTGCGCCTGAAGGAGAATGCCGAACTGTGGACCGGCTGTCTGTCGGGGGCCTTCGAGGAGGCGGCCTTTCTGCAGGCCTTCCGCGATGCGGGCTTCATCGCGGTGATGATGGACAAGTGGGATCCCAATCCCTGGCGGGTGGTGGAGGGCATCACCTTCCGGTCGGCCACGCTGCTGGCCTGGAAACCCCAGGAGGAGCGGGTGGTGTTGCGGGATCACGGGGTGATCTACCGGGGGCCCATGGCCCTGGTGGAGGATGAACGGGGGGGGCGTTTTCCGGCGGGGAAGCGGGTTGCGGTCTCCCGGGATCAGTATCTGCGTTTGACCTCCGGTCCCTATACCGACCATTTTATCGGGATTCCTCCGGATGGGGAGGTGGCGGTTTCCGCGCCGGTGTCCGGTGGTGGCTGCTGCTAGAGGGTCGTTGCATCTCTTCGGGCGGGCCCCGCTGGCGGGGCGCGTCAAGACGCGGCTGATCCCCCTGTTGGGTCCGGAGGGAGCGGCGGCGGCCCAGGGGGTGATGGTCAAAAGGGCCTGCGCTCTGGCGCAGGGGTGGTGCCGAAGCCGGGGGGTGGACTTTTACCTGTGGTGCGACCCATCCCATACCGAGCCCTTTTTCGCCACGCTGCTTCCCGAGGCGCAACGCCGCAGCCAACCGCCCCTGG
This genomic interval from Magnetococcales bacterium contains the following:
- a CDS encoding UDP-3-O-(3-hydroxymyristoyl)glucosamine N-acyltransferase, which translates into the protein MKLSEVASRLGLPWKGEDCEIRGVSPLENCAAGDLTFALDRKRMLGPCDASAMVVPKDLLEAAPLPALGSETPALDAARVGQFLGMRELTVTGIHPRATVDPSARLAEGVAVGANAVIGARVVIGEGSVIHAGAVIHDDCLVGARCVIHSNVVIGGEGFGYEFAGGVHHKIPHFGIVRLEDDVEIGSGTTIDRARFGETVIGQGSKLDNLIQIGHNFRLGRHVVIVAQAGLAGSVRVEDYAVIGGQVGVVPHAVIGRGARIASTSGVAGDVPAGATWSGWWGKEHRVNLAELAALRKLPEVMKRLRHLLQEG
- a CDS encoding methyltransferase domain-containing protein → MDVDLEVRQRYGQGARERVEELCCPVSYDASLLQKLPAEIVERDYGCGDPSRYVRSGETVLDLGSGGGKICYMAAQLVGSGGRVIGVDLNDEMLALARRYQAQMAGVLGEDRVSFRKGRIEDLALDLEEVSRYLAQHPVSGLQEMEAYGRWETEQRRTSPLIADNSVDLVISNCVLNLVEDASKARLVGEIFRVLKPGGRAAISDIVADREIPLRLKENAELWTGCLSGAFEEAAFLQAFRDAGFIAVMMDKWDPNPWRVVEGITFRSATLLAWKPQEERVVLRDHGVIYRGPMALVEDERGGRFPAGKRVAVSRDQYLRLTSGPYTDHFIGIPPDGEVAVSAPVSGGGCC
- the rodA gene encoding rod shape-determining protein RodA; translation: FLQLGERLRRFPPGLILLPLLLAALGGIVLYSAVGGVVHTGFLVRQGARFLLSFLVFLGLGLAEEKLFRRWAWILFGVSFILVVLVPVFGILGMGARRWLDLGFMRLQPSELMKITLILGLARYFHDRAISKGLGFQDTWVPMLMILLPMLLIARQPDLGTAVLLGALGGTILFVAGLPWKAVLFGLAGIAASVPLAWNWLHDYQKQRIMTLFFPEKDPLGSGYHIIQSKIAVGSGGVLGKGFMAGSQSYLEFLPERHTDFIFSVLAEEWGFAGSVTLLGLYSLLVVQGLVIAAGAKDRFGMLVAAGVTALFSVQVIINIGMVTGMLPVVGIPLPLISYGGSSLVTVMMGLGMLAHVAVNSRKRGSM